A single window of Sulfitobacter sp. JL08 DNA harbors:
- a CDS encoding hydantoinase B/oxoprolinase family protein: protein MTTAPNPSAVAHQVMWNRLISVVEEQAQALVRTAFSTSVREAGDLSAGVYDTQGRMLAQAVTGTPGHVNAMADAVAHFIRRIGPDNIFEGDVYITNDPWEGTGHLHDITVVTPSFHNGQHVGFFGCTAHIVDIGGRGFGADANSIYEEGLYLPIMKFAERGVVDKTLIRIVRGNVREPDQLVGDIYALATCNEIGQRRLSEMMAEFSLDSLDGIAAFILDNSRRATLERIAALPRKSATGAMRIDGYDTPIDLVVRLDIEQDRILCDFTGTSGLDKKGINVPLVYTKAYACYALKCAIAPEIPNNAASLEPFQITAPVDTIVNAVHPAPVALRHVIGHMIPDTVYDALDKLLPDLVPAEGAGTLCNFQVSLRPRTDAPAPPDAVRAEVLAFNSGGSGARPVVDGLNATAFPSGVMTMPIEATEHTGPVIIWRKELRPDSGGAGQFRGGLGQYMEVGAAEGHEYDFSAMFDRVNHPARGRQGGENGAPTTIAQDDGTPMKGKGKQPVAHGRRVMLAFPGGAGYGPVQKRDPALVRRDLARSYISAQSARDDYGLSDAEIKQVLHAVKTGEDVT from the coding sequence ATGACAACTGCCCCGAACCCGTCTGCCGTCGCCCATCAGGTGATGTGGAACCGCCTGATTTCGGTTGTTGAAGAACAGGCGCAAGCACTTGTGCGCACAGCGTTTTCCACATCCGTTCGCGAAGCGGGCGATCTGTCGGCGGGCGTCTATGACACGCAGGGGCGCATGTTGGCGCAGGCCGTGACCGGCACACCGGGCCATGTCAACGCAATGGCCGACGCGGTGGCGCATTTCATCCGCCGGATCGGGCCCGACAACATCTTCGAAGGCGATGTTTACATCACCAACGATCCCTGGGAAGGCACCGGCCATCTGCACGACATCACGGTTGTGACGCCGTCCTTTCACAACGGACAGCATGTCGGATTTTTCGGATGCACGGCGCATATCGTCGATATCGGCGGGCGCGGATTCGGGGCCGATGCCAACAGCATCTACGAAGAAGGCCTGTACCTGCCGATCATGAAATTCGCCGAACGCGGTGTCGTGGATAAAACCCTGATCCGGATCGTGCGCGGCAACGTGCGCGAACCTGATCAACTGGTGGGCGACATCTATGCACTGGCCACCTGCAACGAAATCGGCCAGCGCCGGCTAAGCGAGATGATGGCCGAATTCAGTCTGGACAGTCTGGATGGCATCGCTGCTTTCATTCTGGACAATTCACGCCGCGCCACGCTGGAACGTATCGCCGCCCTGCCCCGCAAATCGGCCACAGGCGCGATGCGGATTGATGGCTATGACACACCGATTGATCTGGTGGTGCGGCTTGATATCGAACAGGACCGGATATTGTGCGACTTCACTGGAACATCGGGTTTGGACAAGAAAGGCATCAACGTGCCCCTTGTTTATACCAAGGCTTACGCATGTTATGCGCTGAAATGTGCAATTGCGCCAGAGATCCCGAACAATGCCGCATCGCTGGAGCCCTTCCAGATCACCGCGCCGGTCGACACGATCGTGAACGCAGTGCATCCCGCGCCCGTGGCTTTACGTCACGTGATCGGCCATATGATCCCCGATACGGTTTATGACGCGCTGGACAAGCTGCTGCCCGATCTGGTGCCCGCCGAAGGGGCCGGAACGCTGTGTAACTTTCAGGTGTCGCTGCGCCCGCGCACCGATGCCCCTGCCCCGCCCGATGCCGTGCGTGCCGAAGTGCTGGCCTTTAACTCCGGCGGATCAGGCGCGCGCCCGGTGGTGGACGGGCTGAACGCCACCGCGTTTCCGTCCGGGGTGATGACAATGCCGATTGAGGCGACCGAACATACCGGCCCGGTGATCATCTGGCGCAAGGAATTGCGCCCCGACAGCGGTGGGGCCGGCCAGTTTCGCGGCGGTCTGGGCCAATATATGGAAGTCGGCGCCGCCGAGGGCCACGAATACGATTTTTCGGCGATGTTCGACCGCGTGAACCACCCCGCACGCGGACGCCAGGGCGGCGAAAACGGCGCGCCGACGACAATCGCGCAGGATGATGGCACCCCGATGAAGGGCAAGGGCAAACAGCCCGTTGCCCATGGCCGGCGCGTAATGCTCGCCTTTCCGGGCGGTGCCGGGTACGGGCCTGTGCAAAAACGTGATCCGGCACTTGTGCGGCGCGATCTGGCGCGGAGCTATATTTCGGCGCAGTCTGCGCGGGACGACTACGGGCTGAGCGATGCGGAAATCAAGCAGGTGTTGCACGCTGTAAAAACAGGAGAGGATGTGACATGA
- a CDS encoding hydantoinase/oxoprolinase family protein — protein sequence MDASLIRLGVDIGGTFTDVVLERGAEQFSTKVLTTYGAPEDAILDGTAQVCAKAGIDPSRIGQIIHGTTLATNALIERRGARTALITTQGFRDVIEMRTESRFEQYDLNMVLPDPLLPRQNRFTLRERISAKGKVLIPLERAEIEALAEDIRTARFDSVAVGLIHSYLNDIHERMVRDVLAEMLPDVMVSLSCEVSPQMREYERFNTTVANAYIKPLMKSYLGRLEGRLAEAGVRCPIFLMHSGGGIISIESSAEFPVRLVESGPAGGAVFAANIAARYGLDKVLSFDMGGTTAKICLIKNQTPKTARVFEVARTYRFKKGSGMPISIPVIDMVEIGAGGGSLAHVDAMRQIRVGPESAGSEPGPACYGRGGTRPAVTDADLVLGKLDADNFAGGSIPLHTDQSRRALETKLGKPLDMDAQTAAFGLAEVVDENMANAARVHAVENGEDLSGYTMIAFGGAAPLHAGRLCEKLGVDRLLVPEGAGVGSAIGFLRAPFSFEATRSLYMKLSDFEADTIRDVLADLQREATAFVRSCDANSDIQAEFKAYMRYTGQGWEIPVVLTPEQAANPDMSTFQRLFEEDYANLFGRVVEGMDVEMTVWAVNATTPPAPVSPVTEASGTGSAAISGTRDVFDPALARAVSAQIVARNALKTGDVVHGPAVITEDETTIVVPSSRMALAQPDGCIDVILKPAGETA from the coding sequence ATGGATGCATCTTTGATACGGCTGGGCGTGGATATCGGCGGCACATTCACCGACGTTGTGCTTGAGCGGGGCGCAGAGCAGTTTTCAACCAAGGTGCTGACCACCTATGGCGCACCCGAAGATGCCATTCTGGATGGCACCGCACAGGTCTGCGCCAAGGCGGGAATTGATCCGTCCCGGATCGGGCAGATCATTCATGGCACCACACTGGCCACCAATGCGCTGATCGAACGGCGCGGCGCGCGCACCGCCCTGATCACCACGCAGGGGTTTCGCGACGTGATCGAAATGCGCACGGAATCCCGCTTTGAACAATATGATCTGAATATGGTGCTGCCCGACCCGCTGCTGCCGCGCCAGAACCGGTTTACGCTGCGCGAACGGATCAGCGCCAAAGGCAAGGTGCTGATCCCGCTGGAGCGCGCCGAGATCGAGGCACTGGCCGAAGATATCCGCACCGCACGCTTTGACAGTGTCGCCGTGGGGCTGATCCATTCCTATCTGAACGACATCCACGAACGCATGGTGCGCGATGTGCTGGCGGAAATGTTGCCGGATGTGATGGTTTCGCTGTCCTGCGAAGTGTCGCCGCAGATGCGCGAATATGAAAGGTTCAACACCACGGTCGCCAACGCCTACATCAAGCCGCTGATGAAAAGCTATCTGGGCCGGCTTGAGGGACGATTGGCCGAGGCCGGTGTGCGCTGTCCGATTTTCCTGATGCATTCCGGCGGCGGCATTATCTCGATCGAGAGCTCGGCGGAATTTCCGGTTCGGCTGGTTGAATCCGGCCCCGCGGGCGGCGCTGTTTTTGCCGCCAACATCGCGGCGCGTTATGGGCTGGACAAGGTACTGTCCTTCGACATGGGCGGCACAACGGCCAAGATTTGTCTGATCAAGAACCAGACCCCGAAAACCGCGCGGGTGTTCGAGGTGGCGCGTACCTACCGGTTCAAAAAGGGATCGGGCATGCCGATTTCCATTCCGGTCATCGATATGGTTGAAATCGGTGCCGGTGGCGGATCACTGGCCCATGTTGACGCGATGCGCCAGATCCGCGTCGGCCCCGAAAGTGCCGGATCCGAACCCGGCCCGGCCTGTTACGGGCGCGGCGGTACACGCCCCGCCGTCACCGATGCCGATCTGGTTCTGGGTAAACTTGACGCGGACAATTTCGCCGGTGGCAGCATCCCGCTGCACACCGACCAGTCGCGCCGCGCGCTGGAAACCAAATTGGGCAAGCCGCTGGATATGGACGCGCAAACCGCCGCGTTCGGTCTGGCCGAAGTTGTCGATGAAAACATGGCCAACGCCGCGCGCGTGCACGCCGTAGAAAACGGCGAGGACCTGTCCGGATATACCATGATCGCCTTTGGCGGGGCGGCCCCGCTGCATGCCGGGCGGTTGTGCGAAAAACTGGGCGTTGACCGTCTTTTGGTGCCCGAAGGGGCCGGTGTCGGATCGGCCATCGGGTTCCTGCGCGCCCCTTTCAGCTTCGAGGCGACGCGCAGCCTTTATATGAAACTGTCGGATTTCGAGGCGGACACGATCCGCGATGTATTGGCCGATTTGCAGCGCGAGGCCACGGCCTTTGTGCGGTCCTGTGATGCGAATTCCGATATTCAGGCCGAATTCAAGGCCTATATGCGCTATACCGGTCAGGGCTGGGAAATTCCGGTTGTGCTGACGCCGGAGCAGGCCGCAAATCCGGACATGTCAACATTCCAGCGCCTGTTTGAAGAAGACTATGCCAACCTGTTTGGCCGCGTTGTAGAGGGTATGGATGTTGAAATGACCGTTTGGGCCGTGAACGCCACAACGCCGCCTGCCCCCGTGTCGCCCGTAACCGAAGCCAGCGGAACGGGCAGTGCCGCAATATCCGGCACGCGCGACGTGTTCGACCCTGCCCTTGCCCGTGCGGTCAGCGCGCAGATTGTGGCGCGCAATGCCCTGAAAACAGGGGATGTGGTGCACGGCCCCGCCGTGATCACCGAAGACGAAACGACCATTGTTGTTCCGTCCAGCCGGATGGCGCTGGCCCAACCCGACGGCTGTATCGATGTGATCCTAAAACCTGCAGGAGAAACAGCATGA
- a CDS encoding LysR family transcriptional regulator codes for MRPSLKQLEALIWVADLGSFRKAADRLNTTQPNISARIAGLETLLGVRLMERDAGSVRLTAKGQDVLGHARQVLNATQALVQSASEAALFDGTLRLGVTEMIVHTWLPDFLGQLKTRFPTIQVELTVDMAVSLEKQLAERTLDLALQNAPFHRAVSGEIPLGTYPLIWVAAPSLGLQDLDPVRLDDLARHPVLTHGRDTPLYAQTAAHFGQQRDVPVRLVPSSSLTACLHMAVNAMGIVTVPAAMVLDEIAGGALVAVPYGWTPEPLQFYARYDAQKAMDFVQTAAQLARKVAAEFNAAHGI; via the coding sequence ATGCGCCCCAGCCTGAAACAACTTGAAGCGTTGATCTGGGTGGCTGATCTGGGCAGTTTTCGCAAGGCGGCTGACCGGCTGAACACGACACAGCCCAACATTTCGGCGCGTATTGCCGGGCTTGAAACACTGCTGGGCGTGCGTCTGATGGAACGCGATGCGGGATCGGTGCGTCTGACGGCCAAGGGGCAGGATGTACTGGGCCACGCGCGTCAGGTTCTGAACGCGACACAGGCGCTGGTGCAATCGGCAAGCGAAGCCGCGCTTTTTGACGGGACGCTGCGGCTGGGTGTGACGGAAATGATCGTGCACACATGGCTGCCCGATTTTCTGGGTCAGTTGAAAACACGGTTTCCGACGATTCAGGTGGAACTGACTGTCGACATGGCGGTCAGTCTTGAAAAACAGCTGGCCGAACGCACGCTGGATCTGGCCCTGCAGAACGCCCCGTTCCACCGCGCGGTCAGCGGAGAAATTCCGCTGGGCACCTACCCGTTGATCTGGGTTGCGGCCCCGTCGCTGGGCTTGCAGGATCTTGATCCCGTCAGGCTGGACGATCTGGCGCGCCATCCGGTCCTGACCCACGGGCGCGACACACCGCTATATGCGCAGACCGCCGCGCATTTCGGGCAACAACGCGATGTGCCTGTACGGCTGGTTCCATCCAGTTCGCTGACGGCCTGCCTGCACATGGCTGTCAACGCGATGGGCATCGTCACCGTTCCGGCCGCAATGGTCCTTGATGAAATCGCGGGCGGGGCGCTGGTTGCCGTGCCCTATGGCTGGACCCCCGAGCCGTTACAGTTCTATGCCCGCTATGATGCGCAAAAGGCGATGGATTTCGTGCAGACCGCCGCGCAGCTAGCCCGCAAGGTCGCGGCCGAGTTCAACGCAGCCCACGGTATCTGA
- a CDS encoding flavin reductase family protein: MASSFVPGPDTFRDYRDVLGCFGSGVTIVTVATPDGPMAMTANSFSSVSLDPPLVLWSVAKSSRRYQPFFEAPHFAIHVLDDTQQDVALHFAAHGNGFDRFCWAHNDDGVPVLQDRLALFECRTFGRHDAGDHTIMVGQVLRAARGTGAGLAFDQRRYGRFQPFEAD, translated from the coding sequence ATGGCTTCTTCCTTTGTTCCCGGCCCCGACACGTTTCGCGATTATCGCGATGTTCTGGGCTGTTTCGGATCCGGCGTGACCATCGTTACCGTGGCAACACCGGACGGGCCGATGGCGATGACGGCGAATTCGTTCTCGTCCGTTTCGCTGGACCCGCCGCTGGTGTTGTGGTCGGTGGCCAAATCATCGCGCCGCTATCAGCCGTTTTTTGAAGCGCCCCATTTCGCGATTCACGTTCTGGATGATACCCAGCAAGATGTGGCACTGCATTTCGCGGCCCATGGCAACGGGTTTGACCGGTTTTGCTGGGCGCATAATGATGACGGCGTACCGGTGTTGCAGGACCGTCTGGCACTGTTTGAATGCCGCACCTTCGGACGGCACGATGCGGGTGATCATACGATCATGGTCGGGCAGGTGTTACGCGCCGCGCGCGGCACCGGGGCGGGTCTTGCCTTTGATCAGCGCCGCTATGGGCGGTTCCAGCCGTTTGAAGCGGACTGA
- a CDS encoding adenylate kinase codes for MSVTTQTQAAVLILLGPPGAGKGTQARMLEEKFGLVQLSTGDLLRAAVAAGTPAGKAAKAVMEAGELVSDQIVIDILRDRLAEPDCAKGVILDGFPRTTVQAQALDALLAESGQKINAAISLEVDDAAMVTRISGRFTCGGCGEGYHDTFKPTAEKGKCDKCGSTDMKRRADDNAETVASRLEAYHAQTAPLISYYDAKGALQKIDAMGDINDIASRLQAMVARATG; via the coding sequence ATGTCCGTGACAACGCAAACGCAAGCCGCCGTTCTGATCCTGCTGGGCCCGCCCGGTGCCGGAAAGGGCACACAGGCCCGCATGCTGGAAGAGAAATTCGGCCTTGTGCAACTGTCCACCGGTGATCTGCTGCGCGCGGCCGTGGCCGCGGGTACGCCAGCAGGCAAGGCGGCAAAGGCGGTGATGGAAGCGGGTGAACTGGTCAGCGACCAGATCGTGATCGATATCCTGCGCGACAGGCTGGCCGAACCCGATTGCGCCAAGGGCGTGATCCTTGACGGTTTCCCCCGCACGACCGTACAGGCGCAGGCGCTTGATGCGCTGCTGGCGGAAAGCGGGCAGAAAATCAACGCAGCCATCAGCCTTGAGGTCGACGATGCGGCGATGGTGACGCGGATATCGGGGCGCTTTACCTGCGGTGGATGCGGCGAAGGCTATCACGATACGTTCAAGCCAACTGCCGAAAAGGGCAAATGCGATAAATGCGGCAGCACGGATATGAAACGCCGTGCGGATGACAACGCCGAAACCGTCGCCTCGCGGCTTGAGGCGTATCACGCACAGACCGCACCGCTGATCAGTTATTACGACGCCAAAGGCGCGTTGCAAAAAATTGACGCGATGGGGGATATCAACGATATCGCGTCGCGCTTGCAGGCGATGGTGGCCAGGGCCACCGGCTGA